A region of the Methylobacterium nodulans ORS 2060 genome:
GGTCGAGGTGGTCTCGGAGAGCCCCGGCACCATGGGCGGCTACCGGGAAGTGGTGGCGGAGGTGAAGGGCCGCGGCGTCTTCGCGCGGCTGAAATTCGAGAGCGGCGCCCACCGGGTCCAGCGCGTGCCCGAGACCGAGACGCAGGGGCGCATCCACACCTCGGCGGCGACCGTGGCGGTGCTGCCGGAGGCCGAGGAGGTGGACATCCACGTCAACGAGGCCGATCTCAAGATCGACACCATGCGGGCTCAGGGCGCCGGCGGCCAGCACGTCAACAAGACGGAATCGGCCATCCGCATCACCCATATGCCGAGCGGCATCGTGGTCTTCGTCCAGGAGGAGCGCTCCCAGCACAAGAACCGCGCCCGCGCCATGGCGGTGCTGCGTGCCCGCCTCTACGAGCAGGAGCGCAGCCAGAAGGACGCGGCCCGCGCCGCCGACCGCCGCGCCCAGGTCGGCAGCGGCGACCGCTCCGAGCGCATCCGCACCTACAACTTCCCGCAGGGGCGCGTCACCGACCACCGGATCAACCTGACCCTGTACAAGCTGGAGGAGGTTCTGGCCGGGACCGCCCTCGACGAGCTCGTCGACGCGCTGGTTACCGAGCATCAGGCGGCCCTGCTCGCCGCCGAGGGACTCGGGTGAGCGAGCC
Encoded here:
- the prfA gene encoding peptide chain release factor 1 produces the protein MIAIPSDRLDAILARHDIVTATLSAGEADSESFVQLSRELSDLDDVVAAIRAYRAADAELRGVEAMLEEGDPEMRALAAEEKPEVEAARDAAAKALQILLLPKDSADEKSAILEIRAGTGGDEAALFAGDLFRMYARYADLKGWKVEVVSESPGTMGGYREVVAEVKGRGVFARLKFESGAHRVQRVPETETQGRIHTSAATVAVLPEAEEVDIHVNEADLKIDTMRAQGAGGQHVNKTESAIRITHMPSGIVVFVQEERSQHKNRARAMAVLRARLYEQERSQKDAARAADRRAQVGSGDRSERIRTYNFPQGRVTDHRINLTLYKLEEVLAGTALDELVDALVTEHQAALLAAEGLG